A genome region from Ottowia testudinis includes the following:
- the hemE gene encoding uroporphyrinogen decarboxylase produces MTFALLQNDTFLRACLGQATDHTPVWLMRQAGRYLPEYCATRAQAGSFMGLATHVDYATEVTLQPLARYPLDAAILFSDILTVPDAMGLGLSFQQGEGPKFEKVVRDEAAVARLGVPDMDKLRYVFDAVTSIRRALNGRVPLIGFSGSPWTLACYMVEGGGSQDYRHVKTLMYARPDLMHRVLAINADAVAQYLNAQIDAGAQAVMVFDSWGGVLADGAFQDFSLAYTRRVLAQLKRTGTDGAVVPRIVFTKGGGLWLPEMTALDCDVLGLDWTVNLGAARRTVIDAARQKTPELIAARAEQTSASAQNDLKSPAPKALQGNIDPNVLFAPPDAIRAQVRCVLDSFGRPHTDAGAPGSTHIFNLGHGISQFTPPEHVTHLVDEVHQHSRRLRAG; encoded by the coding sequence ATGACTTTCGCCCTGCTCCAAAACGACACCTTCCTGCGCGCCTGCCTGGGCCAGGCCACCGACCACACCCCCGTCTGGCTGATGCGCCAGGCCGGGCGCTACCTGCCCGAATACTGCGCCACGCGCGCCCAGGCTGGCAGCTTCATGGGGCTGGCCACCCACGTCGATTACGCCACCGAGGTCACGCTGCAGCCGCTGGCGCGCTATCCGCTGGATGCGGCGATCCTGTTTTCCGACATCCTCACGGTGCCCGATGCGATGGGCCTCGGCCTGTCGTTCCAGCAGGGCGAAGGCCCCAAGTTCGAGAAAGTGGTGCGGGATGAAGCCGCCGTGGCGCGGCTGGGCGTGCCCGACATGGACAAGCTGCGCTATGTGTTCGACGCCGTCACCTCGATCCGCCGTGCGCTGAACGGCCGCGTGCCGCTGATCGGCTTCAGCGGCAGCCCGTGGACGCTCGCCTGCTACATGGTCGAGGGCGGCGGCTCGCAGGATTACCGCCACGTCAAGACCCTGATGTACGCGCGGCCCGACCTGATGCACCGTGTGCTGGCCATCAACGCCGACGCCGTCGCGCAGTACCTCAACGCACAGATCGACGCCGGCGCGCAGGCCGTGATGGTGTTCGACAGCTGGGGCGGCGTGCTGGCCGACGGCGCCTTCCAGGACTTCAGCCTGGCCTACACGCGCCGCGTGCTGGCGCAGCTGAAGCGCACCGGCACCGATGGCGCGGTGGTGCCGCGCATCGTCTTCACCAAGGGCGGTGGCCTGTGGCTGCCGGAGATGACGGCGCTCGACTGCGATGTGCTGGGGCTGGACTGGACGGTCAACCTCGGTGCCGCGCGCCGCACGGTGATCGATGCGGCACGGCAGAAAACTCCTGAATTGATAGCTGCACGCGCTGAACAGACAAGCGCCAGTGCCCAAAATGACCTGAAATCGCCGGCACCCAAAGCGCTGCAGGGCAACATCGACCCGAACGTGCTGTTCGCCCCGCCGGATGCCATTCGCGCCCAGGTGCGCTGCGTGCTCGACAGCTTTGGCCGCCCGCACACCGATGCCGGTGCGCCCGGCAGCACGCACATCTTCAACCTGGGCCACGGCATCAGCCAGTTCACCCCGCCCGAGCATGTGACGCACCTGGTGGACGAGGTGCACCAGCACTCGCGCCGGCTGCGCGCTGGCTGA
- a CDS encoding DNA-directed RNA polymerase subunit alpha, translated as MQTQLLKPKAINVEPMGPNKAEVTLEPFERGYGHTLGNALRRVLLSSMIGYAPTEVTIAGVLHEYSSIDGVQEDVVNILLNLKGVVFKLHNRDEVTLSLRKDGEGVVTAADIQTPHDVEIINPDHVIATLSQGGKLDMQIKVEKGRGYVPGTLRRYADEPTKSIGRIVLDASFSPVKRVSYAVENARVEQRTDLDKLVMEIETNGAINAEDAVRASAKILVEQLAVFAQLEGSELAAFDQPAQRSGAASFDPILLRPVDELELTVRSANCLKAENIYYIGDLIQRTENELLKTPNLGRKSLNEIKEVLASRGLTLGMKLENWPPSGLDKR; from the coding sequence ATGCAAACCCAACTGCTGAAACCCAAAGCGATCAACGTCGAGCCCATGGGCCCCAACAAGGCCGAGGTCACGCTCGAGCCGTTTGAGCGCGGCTATGGCCATACGCTAGGCAACGCCCTGCGCCGCGTGCTGCTGTCGTCCATGATCGGCTACGCACCGACCGAGGTGACGATCGCCGGTGTGCTGCACGAATACTCATCCATCGATGGCGTGCAAGAAGATGTGGTCAACATCCTGTTGAACCTCAAAGGCGTCGTCTTCAAGTTGCACAACCGCGACGAAGTCACGTTGTCGCTGCGCAAGGATGGCGAAGGCGTGGTCACCGCCGCCGATATCCAGACGCCGCACGATGTCGAGATCATCAACCCCGATCACGTCATCGCCACGCTGTCGCAAGGCGGCAAGCTGGACATGCAGATCAAGGTCGAGAAAGGCCGCGGCTACGTGCCTGGCACGCTGCGCCGCTACGCCGACGAGCCGACGAAGTCGATTGGCCGCATCGTGCTGGACGCCTCTTTCTCGCCGGTCAAGCGCGTGAGTTACGCGGTCGAGAACGCCCGCGTCGAGCAGCGCACCGACCTCGACAAGCTGGTGATGGAGATCGAGACCAACGGCGCCATCAACGCCGAAGACGCCGTGCGTGCTTCCGCCAAGATCCTGGTCGAGCAGCTGGCCGTGTTCGCGCAGCTGGAAGGCAGCGAACTGGCAGCCTTCGATCAGCCGGCCCAGCGCAGCGGCGCCGCCAGCTTCGATCCGATCCTGCTGCGTCCGGTCGACGAGCTGGAACTCACCGTGCGTTCGGCCAACTGCCTGAAGGCCGAGAACATCTACTACATCGGCGACCTGATTCAGCGCACCGAGAACGAGCTGCTGAAGACCCCCAACCTGGGCCGCAAGTCGCTCAACGAGATCAAGGAAGTGCTGGCTTCGCGTGGCCTGACCTTGGGCATGAAGCTCGAGAACTGGCCCCCATCCGGCCTGGACAAGCGCTGA
- a CDS encoding ATP-dependent helicase, giving the protein MTASLNLAQQDAVNHLRGPCLVLAGAGSGKTRVITHKIARLIQTGVEGKRIAAITFTNKAAAEMRERARALVGKAAGDVLICTFHALGVRLLREDGAVLGLKAQFSILDSDDVLGLIKDCGATTDAATARQWQWAISRWKNAGLDAAAAQAQATSEGERQTALLMARYQERLAAYQSVDFDDLIGLPLRMLQNHEHISQKWRARLAHVLVDEYQDTNATQYELMKLLVGAQGSFTAVGDDDQSIYGWRGATLDNLKRLPLDYPKLKIIKLEQNYRSTSAILRAANNVIGPNPKLFPKTLYSELGEGEPVRVVDSDHEAHEAERAVARIQSLRQTSPHKEWRDFALLYRANHQARVFEQALRRAQIPYKVSGGQSFFDRAEIKDLCAWLRLWINEDDDPAFLRAVTTPKRGIGHQTLGALGEFAARYKLSLFGALFSHSLGAALPARAVGSLHEFGRDLNDQRHRAQHTVGHEAARTFLTDWLKAIGYEKHLYDSSDSEGQAAARWTNVLEFCDWMAGRCGGQIDDAAGVTTSTERKTLLEVAQTISLISTLNEREQDPNVVTLSTLHAAKGLEWPHVVLAGVIEGMLPFRPDEDADAAVQAARIEEERRLMYVGITRAQRTLAVSWTRRRKKGREIVAAQPSRFIAEMALDRSTTREDPREKLKALRAEFARRAAPMAAGDGPSTIEK; this is encoded by the coding sequence ATGACCGCATCACTCAATCTGGCGCAGCAAGACGCGGTCAACCACCTTCGCGGGCCGTGTTTGGTGCTGGCCGGCGCCGGATCCGGCAAGACGCGGGTCATCACCCACAAGATCGCGCGCTTGATCCAGACCGGCGTCGAGGGCAAGCGCATCGCCGCCATCACCTTCACCAACAAGGCCGCCGCTGAAATGCGCGAACGCGCGCGGGCGCTGGTGGGCAAGGCAGCGGGCGATGTACTGATCTGCACCTTTCACGCCCTGGGGGTGCGCTTGTTGCGCGAGGACGGCGCGGTGCTGGGCTTGAAAGCCCAATTCAGCATCCTCGACAGCGACGATGTGCTCGGCCTCATCAAGGATTGCGGCGCCACCACCGATGCCGCCACCGCCCGCCAGTGGCAATGGGCCATCAGCCGCTGGAAAAACGCGGGCCTCGATGCCGCCGCCGCGCAGGCGCAAGCCACGAGCGAGGGCGAGCGCCAAACCGCGCTGCTGATGGCCCGATACCAAGAGCGCCTGGCCGCCTATCAGAGCGTCGATTTCGACGACCTGATCGGCCTGCCCCTGCGAATGCTACAAAATCATGAGCACATCTCGCAAAAGTGGCGAGCGCGCCTGGCCCATGTGCTGGTCGACGAATACCAGGACACCAACGCCACGCAGTACGAGTTGATGAAGCTTCTGGTGGGCGCCCAGGGCAGCTTCACCGCCGTGGGCGACGACGACCAGAGCATCTACGGCTGGCGCGGCGCCACGCTCGACAACCTGAAGCGCCTGCCGCTGGACTACCCCAAGCTGAAAATCATCAAGCTGGAGCAAAACTACCGCTCCACCAGCGCCATCCTGCGCGCGGCCAACAACGTGATCGGCCCCAACCCCAAGCTGTTCCCTAAAACGCTGTATTCCGAGCTGGGCGAGGGCGAACCGGTGCGCGTGGTCGACAGCGACCATGAGGCGCACGAGGCCGAGCGGGCCGTGGCGCGCATCCAGTCGCTGCGCCAGACCTCGCCGCACAAGGAGTGGCGCGACTTTGCCCTCCTGTACCGCGCCAACCACCAGGCGCGTGTATTCGAGCAGGCGCTGCGGCGCGCGCAGATTCCGTACAAGGTCTCGGGCGGTCAAAGCTTTTTCGACCGTGCCGAGATCAAGGATCTGTGCGCCTGGCTGCGTCTTTGGATCAACGAGGACGACGACCCCGCCTTTCTGCGCGCCGTGACCACGCCCAAGCGCGGCATCGGCCACCAGACGCTGGGCGCGCTGGGCGAGTTTGCCGCCCGCTACAAGCTCAGTCTGTTTGGCGCGCTGTTCTCGCACTCGCTCGGTGCCGCCCTGCCCGCGCGCGCCGTCGGCAGCCTGCACGAGTTCGGGCGCGATCTGAACGACCAGCGCCACCGCGCCCAGCACACCGTGGGGCACGAGGCGGCGCGCACCTTCCTCACCGATTGGCTCAAGGCCATCGGCTACGAAAAGCATTTGTACGACAGCAGCGACAGCGAGGGCCAAGCCGCCGCGCGCTGGACCAACGTGCTGGAGTTTTGCGACTGGATGGCCGGGCGCTGCGGCGGCCAGATCGACGACGCGGCGGGCGTCACCACATCCACCGAGCGCAAGACGCTGCTGGAGGTGGCGCAGACCATCTCGCTGATCTCGACCCTGAACGAGCGCGAGCAGGATCCGAACGTCGTCACCCTTTCCACCCTGCACGCCGCCAAGGGGCTGGAGTGGCCGCACGTCGTGCTGGCGGGCGTGATCGAGGGCATGCTGCCGTTTCGCCCCGATGAGGACGCCGACGCCGCCGTGCAGGCCGCCCGCATCGAGGAAGAGCGCCGGCTGATGTACGTCGGCATTACCCGCGCGCAGCGCACGCTGGCGGTGAGCTGGACGCGCCGGCGCAAGAAAGGCCGCGAGATCGTTGCCGCCCAGCCCAGCCGCTTCATCGCCGAGATGGCGCTTGACCGATCCACCACGCGCGAAGACCCGCGCGAGAAACTCAAGGCGCTGCGCGCCGAATTTGCTCGCCGCGCAGCGCCCATGGCCGCCGGCGATGGCCCGTCAACGATCGAGAAATGA
- the rpsK gene encoding 30S ribosomal protein S11, whose product MAKSPASNAAQRVRKKVRKNISDGIAHVHASFNNTIITITDRQGNALSWASSGGQGFKGSRKSTPFAAQVASEVAGRAAIDQGIKNLDVEIKGPGPGRESSVRALAALGIRITSISDVTPVPHNGCRPQKRRRI is encoded by the coding sequence ATGGCCAAGTCTCCCGCCAGCAACGCAGCGCAACGCGTGCGCAAGAAAGTCCGCAAGAACATTTCGGACGGTATCGCGCACGTGCACGCGTCGTTCAACAACACCATCATCACCATCACCGATCGGCAGGGCAACGCACTGTCGTGGGCGTCCTCCGGCGGCCAGGGCTTCAAGGGCTCGCGCAAGTCGACTCCATTTGCGGCTCAGGTGGCGTCCGAGGTCGCTGGCCGAGCGGCCATCGACCAGGGTATCAAGAACCTCGATGTCGAAATCAAGGGCCCTGGCCCTGGTCGCGAATCGTCGGTGCGTGCACTGGCGGCCCTCGGCATCCGCATTACCTCGATTTCCGACGTCACCCCGGTGCCGCACAACGGCTGCCGTCCCCAGAAGCGCCGGAGAATTTAA
- a CDS encoding AEC family transporter — MQALVGILAVTFPFFALVLCGYLAARSRLLPLDAVAGLNMFVLYFALPCMLFRFGGTTPAAQLFHPVIALLWLAVAATVVAATAGWARRHGARWPDAAMGALVAAFPNSGFMGVPLILALLGPGAVGPVMATLLVDLAVTTSLCIGLSQWGAAGEHGPAKAVASALRGVLRNPMPWSILLGALSGIWGLTPWAPLGKTVQLLADAASPVALFTIGAVLARSRMRPAAAADGAAPPRDVAVLVAAKLLLHPLLVWGMGLLAVRAGALTAPALASLVLVAALPAASNVSLLAERFGADNGRVARVILWSTALAFFSFSAAVAWLR, encoded by the coding sequence ATGCAAGCGCTTGTCGGCATTCTGGCCGTTACTTTTCCTTTCTTTGCCCTGGTGCTGTGCGGCTACCTCGCCGCGCGGTCACGTCTGCTGCCGCTGGATGCGGTGGCGGGGTTGAACATGTTCGTGCTGTACTTCGCGCTGCCGTGCATGCTGTTCCGGTTTGGCGGCACGACGCCGGCGGCGCAGCTGTTTCATCCGGTCATCGCGCTGTTGTGGTTGGCGGTGGCGGCGACGGTCGTGGCCGCCACCGCCGGCTGGGCGCGCCGCCACGGTGCCCGCTGGCCCGATGCCGCCATGGGGGCGCTGGTGGCGGCGTTTCCCAATTCAGGCTTCATGGGCGTGCCGCTGATCCTGGCGCTGCTGGGGCCAGGCGCCGTGGGGCCGGTCATGGCCACGCTGCTGGTCGATCTGGCCGTGACGACATCGCTGTGCATCGGCCTGTCGCAATGGGGCGCGGCTGGCGAGCACGGGCCGGCCAAGGCGGTGGCCAGCGCCTTGCGGGGCGTGCTGCGCAACCCGATGCCGTGGTCGATCCTGCTGGGCGCACTGTCCGGGATATGGGGCCTGACGCCGTGGGCGCCGCTGGGCAAGACGGTGCAGTTGCTGGCCGATGCCGCGTCGCCCGTGGCGCTGTTCACCATTGGGGCGGTGCTGGCGCGCTCGCGGATGCGGCCGGCCGCGGCGGCTGACGGCGCGGCGCCGCCGCGCGATGTCGCCGTATTGGTGGCCGCCAAGCTGTTGCTGCACCCGCTGCTGGTGTGGGGCATGGGACTGCTGGCGGTGCGTGCCGGGGCGTTGACCGCGCCGGCGTTGGCCTCATTGGTGCTGGTGGCCGCGTTACCGGCGGCCAGCAACGTATCGCTGCTGGCCGAGCGCTTCGGCGCCGACAACGGCCGGGTGGCGCGGGTCATTCTGTGGTCGACCGCGCTGGCGTTCTTCAGCTTCTCGGCGGCCGTGGCGTGGCTGCGTTGA
- the priA gene encoding replication restart helicase PriA has product MTHWLAVAVPTPAHSGLGEPLTYRAGAPLAPGSIVRVPLGAREVLGVVWAEAPAPAPELERQVRPLAGIFEGLAPLGEDWRQLIAFTARYYQRALGEVALAALPPQLRTLSGVQLARRLKRRSAAAPEAALDTIKSEALSADQASAVARIDQEAGPFLLFGVTGSGKSEVYMRAAARVLAADASAQVLVLVPEINLTPQLLARFATRFGDAAVVALHSGLTPAQRLAAWLSAHSGHARIVLGTRVAVLASLPRLRLIVVDEEHDPSYKQQEGARYSARDLAVYRGKLCGAKVVLGSATPSLESWHASSPAPEGPGRYTRLAMPRRIGVAVGADPQAGLPRVRRVDMSRQPKGTLIAPPLLAAIGERVARGEQTLLLLNRRGWAPVLHCADCGWKSECPHCSAYRVFHKIDRTLRCHHCGFAQRVPRACPGCGNLDIGTLGRGTEQLEERLGELLAEARRPDGAPARIARIDADSTRGKGQLEASLAEVHAGEVDVLVGTQMIAKGHDFRRVTLVAAVNPDGALFSSDFRAPERLFALLMQSAGRAGRDAAQSAASEMWVQTHHPQHPLFVALKGHDYSGFAAEQLAERTQAGLPPFTHLALLRADARDQQAAQDFLNALAAQARAVLGEDAALSPALAQIGWFPAVPLPVQRVAGIERAQMLLESPSRAALQRVLAACQPLLHTLRASTAHRGIVRWAVDVDPLAM; this is encoded by the coding sequence ATGACGCACTGGCTCGCCGTTGCCGTGCCCACCCCGGCCCACAGCGGCCTGGGCGAGCCGCTCACCTACCGCGCCGGCGCGCCGCTGGCGCCCGGCAGCATCGTGCGTGTGCCGCTGGGCGCGCGCGAGGTGCTGGGCGTGGTGTGGGCCGAAGCGCCGGCGCCGGCCCCCGAGCTGGAGCGCCAAGTGCGGCCGCTGGCCGGCATTTTTGAAGGACTGGCGCCGCTGGGGGAGGATTGGCGGCAGCTGATCGCCTTCACGGCGCGCTATTACCAGCGCGCGCTGGGCGAGGTGGCGCTGGCCGCGCTGCCGCCCCAGCTGCGCACGTTGAGCGGCGTGCAATTGGCGCGGCGTCTCAAGCGCCGGAGCGCTGCGGCGCCCGAGGCGGCCCTGGATACTATTAAAAGTGAAGCACTTAGCGCTGATCAGGCCAGCGCTGTGGCCCGAATCGATCAAGAAGCCGGGCCGTTCCTGCTGTTTGGCGTCACCGGCAGCGGCAAGAGCGAGGTCTACATGCGCGCGGCCGCCCGCGTGCTGGCCGCCGACGCCAGCGCCCAGGTGCTGGTGCTGGTGCCCGAGATCAATCTCACGCCGCAGCTGCTGGCGCGCTTTGCCACCCGCTTTGGCGACGCGGCGGTGGTGGCGCTGCACAGCGGCCTGACGCCGGCGCAGCGGCTGGCCGCCTGGCTGTCGGCGCACAGTGGCCACGCGCGCATCGTGCTGGGCACCCGGGTGGCGGTGCTGGCCTCGCTGCCGCGGCTGCGGCTGATCGTGGTCGATGAAGAGCACGACCCCAGCTACAAGCAACAAGAGGGCGCGCGCTATTCGGCACGCGATTTGGCCGTGTACCGCGGCAAGCTGTGCGGGGCCAAGGTGGTGCTGGGCTCGGCCACGCCGTCGCTGGAGAGCTGGCACGCCAGCAGCCCGGCGCCAGAGGGGCCGGGGCGCTACACACGTCTGGCCATGCCGCGCCGCATCGGCGTGGCCGTGGGCGCCGATCCGCAGGCCGGTCTGCCGCGCGTGCGCCGGGTCGACATGTCGCGCCAGCCCAAGGGCACGCTGATCGCGCCGCCGCTCTTGGCGGCCATTGGCGAGCGCGTGGCGCGCGGCGAGCAGACGCTGCTGCTGCTCAACCGGCGCGGCTGGGCACCGGTGCTGCACTGCGCCGATTGCGGCTGGAAGAGCGAGTGCCCGCACTGCAGCGCCTACCGCGTGTTCCACAAGATCGACCGCACGCTGCGCTGCCACCACTGCGGCTTTGCCCAGCGCGTGCCGCGCGCCTGCCCGGGCTGCGGCAACCTGGACATCGGCACGCTCGGGCGCGGCACCGAGCAGCTGGAAGAACGCCTGGGCGAATTGCTGGCCGAGGCGCGCCGGCCCGACGGCGCACCCGCGCGCATCGCCCGCATCGACGCCGATTCGACACGCGGCAAGGGTCAGCTCGAAGCCAGCCTGGCCGAGGTGCACGCGGGCGAGGTCGACGTGCTGGTCGGCACGCAGATGATCGCCAAGGGGCACGACTTTCGGCGCGTCACGCTGGTGGCGGCGGTCAACCCCGATGGCGCGCTGTTTTCCAGCGACTTTCGGGCGCCCGAGCGGCTGTTTGCATTGCTCATGCAGTCCGCCGGCCGCGCCGGACGCGATGCCGCGCAAAGTGCCGCCAGCGAAATGTGGGTGCAGACGCACCACCCGCAGCACCCGCTGTTCGTGGCCCTCAAAGGCCACGACTACTCGGGTTTTGCCGCCGAACAACTGGCCGAGCGCACGCAGGCCGGGCTGCCGCCTTTCACCCATCTGGCGCTGCTGCGGGCCGATGCGCGCGACCAGCAGGCGGCGCAAGACTTTCTGAACGCGCTGGCCGCGCAGGCGCGGGCGGTGCTGGGCGAGGACGCCGCGCTGTCGCCGGCGCTGGCGCAGATCGGCTGGTTTCCCGCCGTGCCGCTGCCGGTTCAGCGCGTGGCGGGCATCGAACGCGCGCAGATGCTGCTCGAAAGCCCTTCGCGCGCCGCGCTGCAGCGCGTGCTGGCCGCCTGCCAGCCGCTGCTGCACACGCTGCGCGCCAGCACAGCGCACCGCGGCATCGTGCGCTGGGCGGTGGACGTCGATCCGCTGGCCATGTAA
- the rpsM gene encoding 30S ribosomal protein S13: MARIAGINIPPHKHAEIGLTAIFGIGRSRARKICEACGIPYEKKVKDLTDADQEKIRDAIAQFIIEGDLRRETTMNIKRLMDIGCYRGFRHRRGLPMRGQRTRTNARTRKGPRKAAQALKK, from the coding sequence ATGGCACGTATTGCTGGTATCAACATTCCGCCGCACAAGCACGCCGAGATTGGGCTGACGGCCATCTTCGGCATTGGGCGTTCGCGTGCTCGCAAGATTTGCGAAGCCTGCGGCATTCCTTATGAAAAGAAGGTCAAGGACTTGACCGATGCCGATCAGGAAAAGATCCGCGACGCCATCGCCCAGTTCATTATCGAGGGCGATCTGCGCCGCGAAACCACCATGAACATCAAGCGTTTGATGGATATCGGCTGCTACCGCGGCTTCCGGCATCGCCGTGGCCTGCCGATGCGTGGTCAGCGAACCCGCACCAATGCCCGCACCCGCAAGGGCCCGCGCAAGGCTGCGCAGGCGCTGAAGAAATAA
- the rplQ gene encoding 50S ribosomal protein L17, which produces MRHGNGLRKLNRTSAHRQAMLRNMMNSLIAHEAIKTTVPKAKELRRVVEPMITLAKKDSVANRRLAFARLRDDASVAKLFTELGPRYNARPGGYTRILKMGFRVGDNAPMAFVELVDRPEASDAQADE; this is translated from the coding sequence ATGCGTCACGGTAACGGCCTGCGCAAACTCAACCGCACCAGCGCGCACCGCCAGGCGATGCTGCGCAACATGATGAATTCGCTGATCGCCCACGAGGCGATCAAGACCACCGTCCCCAAGGCCAAGGAGCTGCGCCGCGTGGTCGAGCCCATGATCACCTTGGCCAAGAAAGACAGCGTGGCCAACCGCCGCCTGGCGTTTGCCCGCCTGCGCGACGACGCCAGTGTGGCCAAGCTCTTCACCGAGCTGGGACCTCGCTACAACGCACGTCCGGGCGGCTACACGCGCATCCTGAAGATGGGTTTTCGTGTGGGCGACAACGCGCCGATGGCCTTTGTCGAGCTGGTCGATCGCCCTGAGGCGAGCGATGCACAAGCTGACGAATAA
- the rpsD gene encoding 30S ribosomal protein S4: protein MARYLGPKAKLSRREGTDLFLKSARRSISDKAKFDSKPGQHGRTSGQRTSDYGLQLREKQKVKRMYGVLEKQFRRYFAEADRRRGNTGANLLSLLESRLDNVVYRMGFGSTRAEARQMVSHKAVMVNGQPVNIPSYMVKAGDVVAVREKSKQQTRVQEALQLAGQVGFPAWVEVNADKAEGTFKKVPDRDEFGADINESLIVELYSR, encoded by the coding sequence GTGGCACGCTATCTCGGCCCCAAGGCCAAACTCTCCCGCCGTGAAGGCACCGACCTGTTCCTGAAGAGCGCGCGGCGCTCGATCAGCGACAAGGCCAAGTTCGATTCCAAGCCCGGCCAGCACGGCCGCACCTCCGGCCAGCGCACCTCTGACTACGGCCTGCAGCTGCGTGAGAAGCAGAAGGTCAAGCGCATGTACGGCGTGCTCGAAAAGCAGTTTCGCCGCTATTTCGCCGAGGCAGACCGCCGCCGTGGCAACACCGGTGCCAATCTGCTGTCGCTGCTCGAGTCGCGCCTGGATAACGTGGTCTACCGCATGGGCTTTGGCTCCACCCGCGCCGAGGCGCGCCAGATGGTGTCGCACAAGGCCGTCATGGTCAACGGCCAGCCGGTCAACATCCCGTCGTACATGGTCAAGGCCGGCGACGTCGTGGCCGTGCGCGAGAAATCCAAACAGCAGACCCGCGTGCAGGAAGCCCTGCAACTGGCCGGCCAGGTGGGTTTTCCTGCTTGGGTCGAAGTGAATGCCGACAAGGCCGAAGGCACCTTCAAGAAGGTGCCTGACCGAGATGAATTCGGCGCAGACATCAATGAATCGCTGATTGTCGAACTTTACTCGCGCTGA